In Roseisolibacter agri, the following proteins share a genomic window:
- a CDS encoding DUF3320 domain-containing protein: MATKSAPASHSTSGPDGDDAARIAAAADQWKRKLLDLTKRNRALNFRPTKVSTVAVVDEHPAEVFRQLVVREATMRFKAAPERAATTALAPVADPAPLVESPEDDEADLPAQDFAPYDPAVLDERHTDDWLQTTLTPEALDRSLRRLDEQARLAIEEQGVNTLFLGLGMLHYVESSDSTQAFRAPLLLVPVQLARKSARAGYALRATGDDPLVNPALAEFLRRGYGLQLPELPDAATLGDAYDLQAFLGEVATRVGDRAGWAVKTDVVLALFSFQKFVMFKDLETNARAIGDHRLIGQLVTRQGGDGTHLVGLPDDVRTMDLDAEYPPERTFQVVDADASQLRAIAAAARQHDLVIEGPPGTGKSQTITNLIAQALAAGQSVLFVAEKMAALSVVHSRLVEAGFGEFCLELHSTKANKRAVMQALGAALDASLQAVAAPTASTERLPVVRATLTDYVRALHAPRGALGVSPYRAYGEIGRVLDAPRVAYAGPVDGVTSPQLEQAVRDLHDLAQAGASLGVPDRHPWRDTARTFYTGDDVDTARELARAVVTTIEALTSAAARVQAALQLPAISTFADVDTAAAVADVLHRSPGAPLAVLESDAWNAPPAEATRLVAQGEQLVALRDRLLAQLTPEALERDHADNAAYVERKAQGLFGFLAFLDGRHRAIRKRWTAYRRAGYAPSSLVEQADVMRQVDRLRAERAALVAAEPAARALFGGLWAGEASDWRVLAQYVRWVVEFRGVCVRHGLTGRALELATRPSPDVSAVDALRAAAHEADAALGRLRAFVEWPADYLAAAPFAEVAARTAALADAAHEAPRWAVFEVARRAVDAGIARTLLPLGLSGELPLDALAPAFRRAFWLAWLNGALRERPPLERFATLTHEARIAEFRELDARVLHENRAALVGQLRERVQQRLRAPEAAAGLPVLRREIARQRGHAPLRRTLTQADAAVRAIKPCWMMSPLTVAQYVPGDRPTFDLVIFDEASQLPVEDAVGAVSRGARLVVVGDPKQLPPTNFFAASLGQADVARGEDGSPIYEDSESILEEFMGAGVPMSRLKWHYRSAHESLINFSNVSFYDADLHTFPSVETASATAGLQFRHVAQGVYEGKGLNLAEARAVVDEVVRFARQQLERRAAGEPTQSLGVGTFNLRQQLAIQDELEQRRRDEPALEAFFDRGVHEPFFVKNLENIQGDERDVIFLSVTYAKGPDGRLRYNFGPLNGENGWRRLNVLTTRARQRMVVFSSMRGEEISAAATASRGAQLLREFLSYAEHGRLESAAASRAADTESPFERDVLQELTNHGLTLVPQVGVAGYRVDLGVLDDATPGRFLCGIECDGVSYHASETARDRDRLRQQVLEARGWTIQRVWSTDWFKDRKGQVERLLALVAESRRRAGEEREAERDARTRALADAEARAAAAAEERRQEAVALAAVASVPYARPAAAPYALAAVEDRFAGGDLLAAPESQLIGVVRDVVTAESPIHEADVVARTAGAWGTRAGSRITARILAACRAAEQAGLVRRRGAFLWDPAHADERVPVRSRAEVRMPADRIAPEEYASAIRAVLSGGHAFSRAQLTTEVRALLGYARTGAALDEAIGGALDGLLATGVVGEGSAGVRLRRESPGA; the protein is encoded by the coding sequence ATGGCGACGAAGTCCGCTCCCGCTTCCCACTCGACCTCCGGACCCGATGGCGACGATGCCGCGCGCATCGCCGCCGCGGCCGACCAGTGGAAGCGGAAGCTGCTCGACCTCACGAAGCGCAACCGCGCGCTCAACTTCCGGCCGACGAAGGTCTCCACGGTCGCCGTCGTCGACGAGCATCCCGCGGAGGTCTTCCGCCAGCTCGTCGTGCGCGAGGCCACGATGCGCTTCAAGGCCGCGCCCGAGCGCGCCGCCACGACCGCACTCGCGCCAGTCGCGGATCCCGCGCCGCTCGTCGAGAGCCCGGAGGACGACGAGGCCGACCTGCCGGCGCAGGACTTCGCGCCGTACGACCCGGCCGTCCTCGACGAGCGCCACACCGACGACTGGCTGCAGACGACGCTCACGCCCGAGGCGCTGGACCGGTCGCTGCGGCGGCTCGACGAGCAGGCGCGCCTCGCGATCGAGGAGCAGGGCGTCAACACGCTCTTCCTCGGCCTCGGCATGCTGCACTACGTCGAGTCGTCGGACTCGACGCAGGCGTTCCGCGCGCCGCTCCTGCTCGTGCCCGTGCAGCTCGCACGCAAGTCGGCGCGCGCGGGCTACGCGCTGCGCGCCACCGGCGACGATCCGCTGGTCAATCCCGCGCTCGCCGAGTTCCTACGGCGCGGATACGGGCTGCAGCTGCCCGAGCTGCCCGACGCCGCCACCCTCGGCGACGCGTACGACCTGCAGGCGTTCCTCGGCGAGGTCGCGACGCGCGTGGGCGATCGTGCGGGATGGGCCGTCAAGACCGACGTCGTGCTCGCGCTCTTCAGCTTCCAGAAGTTCGTGATGTTCAAGGACCTGGAGACGAACGCGCGCGCCATCGGCGACCACCGGCTGATCGGCCAGCTCGTCACGCGGCAGGGCGGTGACGGCACGCACCTGGTCGGCCTGCCGGACGACGTGCGCACGATGGACCTCGACGCCGAGTATCCGCCGGAGCGCACCTTCCAGGTCGTGGACGCGGACGCGAGCCAGCTGCGCGCGATCGCCGCCGCGGCGCGGCAGCACGACCTCGTGATCGAGGGGCCGCCGGGCACCGGGAAGTCGCAGACGATCACGAACCTCATCGCGCAGGCGCTCGCCGCCGGGCAGTCGGTGCTCTTCGTGGCCGAGAAGATGGCGGCGCTGAGCGTCGTGCACTCGCGCCTCGTGGAGGCCGGCTTCGGGGAGTTCTGCCTCGAGCTCCACTCCACCAAGGCGAACAAGCGCGCGGTCATGCAGGCGCTCGGCGCCGCGCTGGACGCGTCGCTGCAGGCGGTCGCGGCGCCCACCGCGTCCACCGAGCGGCTGCCCGTCGTGCGCGCGACGCTGACGGACTACGTGCGCGCGCTGCACGCGCCGCGCGGCGCCCTGGGCGTATCGCCGTACCGCGCCTACGGCGAGATCGGGCGCGTGCTGGACGCGCCGCGCGTGGCATACGCGGGGCCGGTGGACGGCGTGACGTCGCCGCAGCTGGAGCAGGCCGTGCGCGACCTGCACGACCTCGCGCAGGCGGGCGCGTCGCTCGGCGTCCCGGACCGCCATCCGTGGCGCGACACGGCGCGCACGTTCTACACCGGCGACGACGTCGACACGGCGCGCGAGCTGGCGCGCGCGGTGGTGACGACGATCGAGGCGCTGACGAGCGCCGCGGCGCGCGTGCAGGCCGCGCTGCAGCTGCCCGCGATCTCGACCTTCGCGGACGTGGACACGGCGGCCGCCGTCGCCGACGTGCTGCACCGGTCGCCGGGCGCGCCGCTCGCGGTGCTGGAGAGCGACGCGTGGAACGCGCCGCCCGCCGAGGCGACGCGGCTCGTCGCGCAGGGGGAGCAGCTGGTGGCGCTGCGCGACCGGCTGCTGGCGCAGCTCACGCCCGAGGCGCTGGAGCGCGACCACGCGGACAACGCGGCCTACGTCGAGCGGAAGGCGCAGGGCCTCTTCGGCTTCCTCGCCTTCCTCGACGGGCGCCACCGCGCGATCCGGAAGCGCTGGACGGCGTACCGACGCGCGGGCTACGCGCCGTCGTCGCTGGTGGAGCAGGCGGACGTCATGCGCCAGGTGGACCGGCTGCGCGCCGAGCGCGCCGCGCTCGTGGCCGCGGAGCCGGCGGCGCGCGCGCTGTTCGGCGGGCTGTGGGCGGGCGAGGCGTCGGACTGGCGCGTGCTCGCGCAGTACGTGCGCTGGGTGGTCGAGTTCCGCGGCGTGTGCGTGCGCCACGGGCTCACCGGCCGCGCGCTGGAGCTGGCGACCCGCCCGAGCCCCGACGTCTCCGCCGTCGACGCACTGCGCGCCGCGGCGCACGAGGCGGACGCGGCGCTCGGGCGGCTGCGCGCCTTCGTCGAGTGGCCGGCCGACTACCTGGCCGCGGCGCCGTTCGCCGAGGTCGCGGCACGCACGGCCGCGCTGGCCGACGCGGCGCACGAGGCGCCGCGCTGGGCGGTGTTCGAGGTCGCGCGCCGCGCCGTCGACGCGGGGATCGCGCGCACGCTGCTGCCGCTCGGCCTCTCGGGCGAGCTGCCGCTCGACGCGCTGGCTCCGGCGTTCCGCCGCGCGTTCTGGCTGGCGTGGCTCAACGGCGCGCTGCGCGAGCGGCCGCCGCTGGAGCGCTTCGCCACGCTGACGCACGAGGCGCGCATCGCGGAGTTCCGCGAGCTGGACGCGCGCGTGCTGCACGAGAACCGCGCCGCGCTGGTGGGCCAGCTCCGCGAGCGCGTGCAGCAGCGGCTGCGCGCGCCCGAGGCGGCGGCCGGGCTGCCGGTGCTGCGCCGCGAGATCGCGCGCCAGCGCGGCCACGCGCCGCTGCGCCGCACGCTCACGCAGGCCGACGCGGCGGTGCGCGCCATCAAGCCGTGCTGGATGATGTCGCCGCTCACGGTCGCGCAGTACGTCCCCGGCGACCGGCCGACGTTCGACCTCGTGATCTTCGACGAGGCGTCGCAGCTGCCGGTGGAGGACGCGGTCGGCGCGGTGAGCCGCGGCGCGCGCCTCGTCGTCGTGGGCGATCCGAAGCAGCTGCCGCCCACCAACTTCTTCGCCGCGTCGCTGGGACAGGCGGACGTCGCGCGCGGCGAGGACGGCTCGCCGATCTACGAGGACTCCGAGAGCATCCTCGAGGAGTTCATGGGCGCCGGCGTCCCGATGAGCCGCCTCAAGTGGCACTACCGCAGCGCGCACGAGTCGCTGATCAACTTCTCCAACGTCTCGTTCTACGACGCGGACCTCCACACCTTCCCGAGCGTCGAGACCGCGAGCGCCACGGCGGGGCTGCAGTTCCGCCACGTCGCGCAGGGCGTGTACGAGGGCAAGGGGCTGAACCTCGCCGAGGCGCGCGCGGTGGTCGACGAGGTGGTGCGGTTCGCGCGCCAGCAGCTGGAGCGGCGCGCCGCGGGCGAGCCCACGCAGTCGCTCGGCGTCGGCACGTTCAACCTGCGGCAGCAGCTCGCGATCCAGGACGAGCTGGAGCAGCGGCGGCGCGACGAGCCCGCGCTGGAGGCGTTCTTCGACCGCGGCGTGCACGAGCCGTTCTTCGTGAAGAACCTGGAGAACATCCAGGGCGACGAGCGCGACGTGATCTTCCTCAGCGTGACGTACGCGAAGGGGCCCGACGGGCGCCTCCGCTACAACTTCGGTCCGCTGAACGGCGAGAACGGCTGGCGGCGCCTGAACGTGCTCACGACCCGCGCACGGCAGCGCATGGTCGTGTTCTCGTCCATGCGCGGCGAGGAGATCAGCGCCGCGGCGACGGCGTCGCGCGGCGCGCAGCTGCTGCGCGAGTTCCTGAGCTACGCGGAGCACGGGCGGCTGGAGAGCGCGGCCGCGTCGCGCGCGGCGGACACGGAGTCGCCGTTCGAGCGCGACGTGCTGCAGGAGCTCACCAACCACGGTCTCACGCTGGTGCCGCAGGTGGGCGTCGCCGGCTACCGCGTCGACCTCGGCGTGCTCGACGACGCCACGCCGGGGCGCTTCCTCTGCGGCATCGAGTGCGACGGTGTGTCGTATCACGCCTCGGAGACCGCGCGCGACCGCGACCGCCTCCGGCAGCAGGTGCTGGAGGCGCGCGGTTGGACGATCCAACGCGTCTGGTCTACCGACTGGTTCAAGGACCGGAAGGGGCAGGTGGAGCGCCTGCTCGCGCTGGTCGCCGAGTCGCGCCGGCGCGCGGGCGAGGAGCGCGAGGCGGAGCGCGACGCGCGCACCCGCGCGCTGGCCGACGCGGAGGCGCGCGCCGCGGCCGCCGCGGAGGAGCGCCGGCAGGAGGCGGTGGCGCTCGCGGCGGTGGCGTCGGTGCCGTACGCGCGGCCGGCAGCGGCGCCGTACGCGCTCGCCGCGGTGGAGGACCGCTTCGCCGGCGGCGACCTGCTGGCCGCACCCGAGAGTCAGCTGATCGGCGTGGTGCGCGACGTCGTGACGGCGGAGTCGCCGATCCACGAGGCCGACGTCGTCGCGCGGACGGCCGGCGCATGGGGCACGCGTGCGGGCAGCCGCATCACGGCACGCATCCTGGCGGCGTGCCGCGCGGCGGAGCAGGCGGGCCTCGTGCGCCGCCGCGGCGCCTTCCTGTGGGACCCCGCACACGCGGACGAGCGCGTGCCCGTGCGCTCGCGCGCCGAGGTGCGCATGCCCGCCGACCGCATCGCGCCGGAGGAGTATGCGTCGGCGATCCGCGCGGTGCTGTCGGGCGGTCACGCGTTCTCGCGCGCGCAGCTCACGACCGAGGTGCGCGCGCTACTCGGCTACGCGCGGACCGGCGCGGCGCTGGACGAGGCGATCGGCGGTGCGCTCGACGGGCTGCTCGCCACGGGTGTCGTGGGGGAGGGGAGCGCGGGCGTGCGGCTGCGACGCGAGTCGCCTGGCGCGTAG
- a CDS encoding serine hydrolase domain-containing protein, which produces MLRSLRLAACILALPSLATVLGAQPSRARIVARLDSIAGAPVARGDVAGLTVVVRRGGDTLLARGYGHVDLARAVPMTVDRVFPIASLTKQVAAAAVLRLVERGVVGLDDDVRRHVPDAPTQGRRITVRQLLTHTAGLPDFADRPDPDSTRARDVRPMETLARVRGLPLDFAPGTQLRYSNTGYLLLGMLLERHAGVSFAEHVTRTLLRPAGAATAGYCGVRAGATAPVSGHRRTREGLRVVERPLHPSVAHAAGGTHLCASALDLAAWNDALHRGRVLAPASYAAMTTGALVRGAGADTLRARYGFGLALSTLAGRRARHHGGDVGGYASYLAYLPDDSLSIVLLLNTEGPVRHVALAEQLIAAALGPAAPERETPVRASPATLDALAGAYGDGPAAFARSGDGLAFVWDGGPPEPMRQVAPLAFTNGASRFTFVVRPGAPPAVWADLTYVVARWTRRGAAGR; this is translated from the coding sequence ATGCTCCGCTCTCTCCGCCTCGCCGCGTGCATCCTCGCGCTGCCGAGCCTCGCGACCGTGCTCGGCGCGCAGCCGTCCCGGGCGCGCATCGTCGCGCGGCTCGACTCGATCGCGGGCGCGCCCGTCGCGCGCGGCGACGTCGCGGGGCTCACGGTCGTCGTGCGGCGCGGCGGCGACACGCTGCTGGCGCGCGGCTACGGCCACGTCGACCTCGCGCGCGCGGTGCCGATGACGGTCGACCGCGTCTTCCCGATCGCGTCGCTCACGAAGCAGGTCGCGGCGGCCGCGGTGCTGCGGCTGGTGGAGCGCGGCGTGGTGGGGCTGGACGACGACGTCAGGCGCCACGTGCCCGACGCGCCGACGCAGGGCCGCCGCATCACCGTGCGCCAGCTGCTGACGCACACCGCGGGGCTGCCGGACTTCGCGGACCGGCCGGACCCGGACTCCACCCGTGCGCGCGACGTGCGCCCCATGGAGACGCTCGCGCGCGTGCGCGGGCTGCCCCTCGACTTCGCGCCCGGCACGCAGCTTCGCTACTCCAACACCGGCTACCTCCTGCTCGGCATGCTGCTGGAGCGGCACGCGGGCGTGAGCTTCGCCGAGCACGTGACGCGAACGCTGCTGCGCCCGGCGGGCGCGGCGACGGCGGGCTACTGCGGCGTGCGCGCGGGCGCGACGGCGCCGGTGTCGGGGCATCGCCGGACCCGCGAGGGGCTGCGCGTCGTCGAGCGGCCGCTGCATCCGAGCGTCGCGCACGCGGCGGGCGGCACGCACCTGTGCGCGTCGGCGCTCGACCTGGCGGCGTGGAACGACGCGCTCCATCGCGGCCGCGTGCTGGCGCCGGCGTCCTACGCGGCGATGACGACGGGCGCGCTGGTGCGCGGCGCGGGCGCCGACACGCTGCGCGCGCGCTACGGCTTCGGCCTCGCGCTGTCGACGCTGGCGGGGCGGCGCGCGCGGCACCACGGCGGCGACGTCGGCGGCTACGCGTCCTACCTCGCGTACCTGCCCGACGACTCGCTCTCGATCGTGCTGCTGCTGAACACCGAGGGCCCGGTGCGCCACGTCGCGCTCGCCGAGCAGCTGATCGCGGCCGCGCTCGGTCCGGCGGCGCCCGAGCGCGAGACGCCGGTGCGCGCCTCGCCGGCGACGCTGGACGCGCTGGCCGGCGCGTACGGCGACGGGCCGGCCGCGTTCGCGCGCTCGGGCGACGGGCTGGCGTTCGTGTGGGATGGCGGCCCGCCGGAGCCGATGCGGCAGGTGGCGCCGCTCGCGTTCACCAATGGCGCGAGCCGGTTCACCTTCGTCGTGCGGCCGGGCGCGCCGCCGGCGGTGTGGGCCGACCTCACGTACGTCGTCGCGCGGTGGACGCGGCGCGGGGCCGCGGGGCGCTGA
- a CDS encoding cold shock domain-containing protein — protein METSTMRMMGTVKWFNNDKGFGFIAPEDGSKDVFVHHTAIQGTGYKSLDEGEKVEFDVAQGQKGPQAENVTRLGGGTPGGGGGGGRGGRGDYGGGGGGGGYGGGGGYGGGGGGRGGRGGGGDYGGGRGGRDY, from the coding sequence ATGGAGACGAGCACCATGCGCATGATGGGAACCGTGAAGTGGTTCAACAACGACAAGGGCTTCGGCTTCATCGCGCCCGAGGACGGTAGCAAGGACGTGTTCGTCCACCACACCGCGATTCAGGGAACGGGCTACAAGTCGCTCGACGAAGGCGAGAAGGTCGAGTTCGACGTGGCGCAGGGCCAGAAGGGCCCCCAGGCGGAGAACGTGACCCGGCTCGGCGGCGGCACCCCGGGCGGCGGCGGTGGCGGCGGCCGCGGCGGCCGTGGTGACTACGGCGGCGGCGGTGGTGGCGGCGGCTACGGCGGTGGTGGCGGCTACGGTGGTGGCGGCGGCGGTCGCGGCGGCCGTGGCGGCGGCGGCGACTACGGCGGCGGGCGCGGCGGCCGGGACTACTGA
- a CDS encoding bestrophin family protein, whose translation MITYDPKNWVRVLLDFPRSPVFRTLAIDVLLAGVWGGLVAWIELDVVRVALPIGPSFLSILGIILGLLLVFRTNTAYDRWWEGRRLWGQLLNVSRALAHQLDAQLAPDAPQRRVYAAMMAAFPAALAAHLRRARTADGPHVPNQLVRDLSRQVHGDVLIGALPREAAVALTPLLVAYDDVTGACERIRNTPIPFSYSSYVKQFVLLYALVLPFGLVREFRYATIIASMMTFFATMGLELLAVEIEEPFGTDPNDLPLDDIAARARRDVHELLGVEPG comes from the coding sequence GTGATCACCTACGACCCGAAGAACTGGGTCCGCGTCCTCCTCGACTTCCCGCGCAGCCCCGTCTTCCGCACGCTCGCCATCGACGTGCTGCTGGCGGGCGTGTGGGGCGGGCTGGTGGCGTGGATCGAGCTCGACGTGGTGCGCGTCGCGCTCCCGATCGGCCCGTCCTTCCTGTCGATCCTCGGGATCATCCTCGGCCTGCTGCTGGTGTTCCGCACGAACACCGCGTACGACCGGTGGTGGGAAGGACGGCGGCTGTGGGGCCAGCTGCTGAACGTGTCGCGCGCGCTGGCGCACCAGCTGGACGCGCAGCTCGCGCCCGACGCGCCGCAGCGCCGCGTGTACGCCGCGATGATGGCGGCGTTCCCGGCGGCGCTGGCCGCGCACCTGCGCCGCGCGCGCACGGCGGACGGGCCGCACGTCCCCAACCAGCTCGTGCGCGACCTGTCGCGGCAGGTGCACGGCGACGTGCTGATCGGCGCGCTGCCGCGCGAGGCGGCGGTCGCGCTGACGCCGCTGCTGGTCGCGTACGACGACGTGACGGGCGCGTGCGAGCGGATCCGCAACACGCCGATCCCGTTCTCGTACAGCTCGTACGTGAAGCAGTTCGTGCTGCTGTACGCGCTGGTGCTGCCGTTCGGGCTGGTGCGCGAGTTCCGCTACGCGACGATCATCGCCAGCATGATGACCTTCTTCGCGACGATGGGGTTGGAGCTGCTGGCGGTGGAGATCGAGGAGCCGTTCGGCACCGACCCCAACGACCTGCCGCTGGACGACATCGCGGCGCGCGCGAGGCGCGACGTGCACGAGCTGCTGGGGGTCGAGCCAGGGTAG
- a CDS encoding carbonic anhydrase — protein MQQLIRGIHQFQTEDFRPLATLFEQLAERQSPETLFITCSDSRIDPNLLTRSRPGDLFILRNAGNIIPLAGGTTSGEVATIEYAVGALGVKDIIVCGHTHCGAMKGLLHPESLTELPAVAGWLEHAATTRRIVTDHYGHLPEDRKLVAAIEENVLVQLEHLRTLPVVASRLRRGDLHLHGWVYKIETGEVFAYDLETQAFVAIAEHAVNGDAEGARRRAATGI, from the coding sequence ATGCAGCAGCTCATCCGCGGCATCCACCAGTTCCAGACCGAGGACTTCCGCCCGCTCGCGACGCTCTTCGAGCAGCTGGCCGAGCGGCAGTCGCCCGAGACGCTGTTCATCACGTGCTCGGACTCGCGCATCGATCCGAACCTGCTGACGCGCTCGCGCCCGGGCGACCTGTTCATCCTGCGCAACGCGGGCAACATCATCCCGCTCGCCGGCGGGACGACCAGCGGCGAGGTCGCGACCATCGAGTACGCCGTCGGCGCGCTCGGCGTGAAGGACATCATCGTCTGCGGCCACACGCACTGCGGCGCGATGAAGGGGCTGCTGCACCCCGAGTCGCTGACGGAGCTGCCCGCGGTCGCCGGGTGGCTGGAGCACGCGGCCACGACGCGCCGCATCGTCACCGACCACTACGGGCACCTGCCGGAGGACCGGAAGCTCGTGGCGGCGATCGAGGAGAACGTGCTCGTGCAGCTGGAGCACCTGCGCACGCTGCCGGTGGTCGCCTCGCGCCTGCGCCGCGGCGACCTGCACCTGCACGGCTGGGTCTACAAGATCGAGACGGGCGAGGTGTTCGCGTACGACCTCGAGACGCAGGCGTTCGTCGCGATCGCGGAGCACGCCGTGAACGGCGACGCCGAGGGCGCGCGGCGCCGCGCGGCGACCGGCATCTGA
- a CDS encoding heavy-metal-associated domain-containing protein, whose translation METIALAITGMSCGHCVAGVRRALAAVPGVAVQDVRIGGATVTTDGVSAATLLTAVEDAGYQATVVDSAAPSAPAEPLHALRRAAP comes from the coding sequence ATGGAGACCATCGCCCTCGCGATCACCGGCATGTCCTGCGGCCACTGCGTCGCCGGCGTCCGACGCGCCCTCGCCGCGGTGCCGGGCGTCGCGGTGCAGGACGTCCGCATCGGCGGCGCCACCGTCACCACGGACGGCGTGTCGGCGGCCACCCTCCTCACGGCGGTCGAGGACGCCGGCTACCAGGCCACCGTCGTCGATTCCGCGGCTCCGAGCGCGCCGGCCGAGCCGCTGCACGCGCTCCGGAGGGCCGCGCCATGA
- a CDS encoding cupredoxin domain-containing protein: MTTVDWLVLAGGAAGIAWVNWYFFLAQRTAAVATVASGATAAGAPQEATIAVHGGYTPAVVRVKAGRPVRLTFDRQETSSCSEEVVFGDFGVRRFLPAHQRTVVEVTPPAAGTYEFTCGMGMLRGKLVAE, translated from the coding sequence ATGACCACGGTCGACTGGCTGGTGCTGGCTGGCGGGGCCGCCGGCATCGCGTGGGTGAACTGGTACTTCTTCCTCGCGCAGCGGACCGCGGCGGTCGCCACCGTGGCCAGCGGCGCCACCGCGGCCGGCGCGCCGCAGGAGGCCACGATCGCCGTGCACGGCGGCTACACGCCCGCGGTCGTGCGCGTGAAGGCCGGCCGGCCCGTGCGCCTGACCTTCGACCGCCAGGAGACCTCGAGCTGCTCCGAGGAGGTCGTGTTCGGGGACTTCGGCGTGCGCCGCTTCCTCCCCGCGCACCAGCGCACCGTCGTCGAGGTGACGCCGCCGGCCGCGGGCACGTACGAGTTCACGTGCGGCATGGGCATGCTGCGCGGAAAGCTCGTCGCCGAGTGA